The nucleotide window CTCTCCTTTATGGAATCCCTCCTTCCGCAGACCTATCTGCTGGGCCTGATAGGCCTGCTTGCGATCGTTGCCGTTGTTGTTGGTCGCCAGCTCCTGCGCGTACGTCGCGATGAACAGAACCTCATCCGTCTCGAACAGGCGGATGCAGCTGGTTCTCGCGATGCCGGCGATCTGTACGAGCTGGCCTCTGTTCAATTACGCAAACGCCTCTATCCACAGGCCACGGCCACCTTGCGGCAAGCCGTGAAACGACTGGGAAACGAGCCGCAGGAAGCTCGAGCACTGATCCAAAACGCTCTTGGCTTCTCTCTGGCCGCCCAAAAGGATTTTTCAACAGCCATCAGGCATTACAAATCGGCACTGCAAGCCAAGGCGGAATATCCCGTGGCTCTCAACAATCTGGCCTTTGCAGAAGAACGACTGCTCAACAGAGATGCGGCTTGTGAGCTGTATCGGAAGGTTCTCAGGCTCGAGCCGGACAATCAAACAGCGAAGAAGCGCCTCAAACGCTTAGAAAAAGCCGCCAAGCGTCAGCTCAGCAGCCGCTCTGAGACAACGCCGACGAACGAATCACCAGAGAGCCCGGATGGGAGGGGCTTCTGAAGCGGAGCAGCTGGGAGCCAGGCTGAGACTGCCGCCAAGGTTGGTGAGCCTGGGTGCTTGCCAGCTTGAAAGACTCATTCCCTGCAGTCCGAGAAAGTCACCACCAGCTTCGAGATCGTCAGCAAGCTCACCGGCCAAAGGAAGCAGATCGAGCTGGTCCGATGTGGCATTGAGATTGCCCTGCACGGGCGTGCTGACGCCAGCGATCACCATGTCACCTCGCAGATCCACCATTTGGCCGATCGGTTGCACGCTCGCCAGGGTGAGCTTCACATCAACCGTGTTGCCGGACGTGAACGACTTGTAGCTTCCGCACCATTGACGAGGCATGGTCGCTGCCAGATCGGCCGCACGCAGCACCGGATCGAACTGCTGAACAGCACCATTCAAAACCAGAGGCTCATCGAGAAGAGAGCTATCGAGAGGCAGAGACGGTTCGAAGGTCGCCGGAATCTCAATCGGCGCGTTCATGTCCATGGTGACAGACGTGACGAGAATGATGATGGGCGCACGGTAGTGCGCTCCAGCGTTACTCGTCCGTTTTCCGCTCCGGTTCCCTAACCAGTCCCTCCATTCTTTTTCATGGATTCGACCCCGACCAGTACCGACACGCTTCTGATCGGTGGCCGCCAGTTCCACAGCAGGCTGTTCACCGGCACGGGAAAATATCCAAACCTGGCGTTGATGCAACAGAGCCTGGAGCGTTCAAATTGCGAGATGGTGACCGTGGCCGTTCGCAGAGTGCAGACGGTGGCAGCTGGGCACGCTGGTCTGATGGAGGCGATCGACTGGTCACGGATCTGGATGCTGCCCAATACCGCTGGCTGTGCGACAGCAGAGGAAGCTGTTCGAGTGGCGCGGTTGGGGCGCGAACTGGCGAAGCTCGCCGGCCAAGAAAACAACAGCTTCGTCAAGCTGGAAGTGATTCCCGACAGCCGCCACCTGCTACCGGATCCCTTCGGAACCCTGGACGCCGCTGAACAGCTGGTGAAGGAGGGATTCACGGTGCTCCCTTACATCAATGCGGATCCTTTGCTGGCCAAACGCCTCGAAGAGGTGGGATGCGCCACGGTGATGCCCCTGGGTTCTCCGATCGGATCGGGTCAGGGGTTGCGCAATGCTTCCAACATCGCTCTGATCATCGAAAACGCCTCGATTCCCGTGGTCGTGGATGCGGGCATTGGCGTGCCTAGCGAGGCGGCCGCGGCTCTGGAGATGGGAGCAGACGCCGTTCTGGTGAACAGTGCCATCGCCCTTGCCGGTGACCCGCCTCTGATGGCCGAAGCGATGGCCTCCGCCGTCCTTGCCGGGCGCCAGGCCCATCAGGCCGGACGGCTGCCGACCAGGGCTCAGGCATCGCCAAGCTCCCCGACCACCGGCAAGGTCAACGGCTGAAGCATCTGTTAAGACAAATCAAGGCCTATGACGCTGCATTGAGGTACGAGGACACACCGCGACCAATTCCATAAGTTCCGGATCAGTTTCCGAGAAATTGCATGCAGGTCACTCAAGAGGACGGAGGTCGTCTCAATGCATTCGCCAAAGAACCTCGGATGGAAATATTGAGCGAGGAAGCCAGACACAGCAACGGCTCCCGGCTGGCGATGATCGGTGGCTCCCTGCTCGTGGCCGTCCTGATGGCTTTCGCTGTGGCGATCAGCTGAAAAGCCTGTAGTAGCTTGCCTCAGATTGGCGGCTCGCACGCTTCAGCAGGAGTTTGAGGTGAAAGTTCTCGTTCTCGGTGGTGACGGCTTCTGCGGCTGGCCCTGTGCAGTGAATCTCGCTGATCAGGGCCACGACGTGTTGATCGTGGACAACCTCAGCCGCCGCAAGATCGACATCGATTTAGAGGTGGAATCGCTCACACCGATCGTCAGCATCGGTGAGCGGCTTAAAACCTGGGAGGAGATCGGCGGCAAGCCGATGCGATTCCTTCATATGGATATCGCTCACGAGTATCAGCGGCTGCTTGATCTGCTGTTAGAGGAGAAGCCGGATTCCATTGTTCATTTCGCCGAACAGCGGGCCGCGCCCTATTCAATGAAAAACAGCGCCACCAAGCGCTACACCGTCGACAACAACGTCAACGGTACTCACAACCTCCTCGCCGCCATTGTGGAGAGCGGGCTCGACATCCATGTGGTGCACCTCGGCACCATGGGTGTTTATGGCTACGGCTCCCACCGCGGCGCCACCATTCCCGAGGGCTACCTCAAGGTGGAAGTGCCCCAGCCGGACGGCAGCCGCTTCGAGGAGGAAATCCTCCATCCCGCCAGCCCTGGCAGCGTCTATCACATGACCAAGACGCTCGATCAGCTGCTTTTCCTTTACTACAACAAGAATGACAAGGTCCGCATCACCGACCTCCACCAGGGAATCGTCTGGGGCACCAACACTGACGCCACCGACCGCGACCCACGCCTGACCAATCGCTTCGATTACGACGGCGATTACGGCACGGTGCTCAACCGCTTCCTGATGCAGGCGGCCATCGGTTACCCCCTCACCGTTCATGGAACCGGCGGCCAGACCCGCGCCTTCATTCACATCCGCGATTCCGTGAAGTGTGTTCAGCTCGCCTTGGAGAACCCCCCCACCCAGGGGGAGCGAGTGAAGATCTTCAACCAGATGACCGAAAGCCATCAGGTGGGCGAACTCGCCAAAAAGGTGGCTGCCCTCACCGGAGCACAGGTGAACAACCTGCCCAATCCCCGGAATGAGGCCGTGGAGAACGACCTGATCGTGGACAACCGCTGCTTCATCGAGCTGGGACTCAATCCCACCACCCTCGATGATGGGTTGCTCAAGGAAGTGGTGGAGATCGCAACGCGCTACGCCGACCGCTGCGATCGCAACCGCATCCTCTGCACCTCCGCCTGGACCAAGACCCAGGCCCAGGCCATCGCCACCGCTTGATCAGGGCACTCCCTTGAAAATCGCCTTCTTCACCGAGACCTTCCTCCCCAAGGTTGATGGGATCGTCACTCGTCTCACCAAAACGGTGAAGCACCTGGTAGAGGCCGGTGATGAGGTGATCGTGTTCTGTCCGGAGGGATGCCCAGAGGAATACATGGGAGCTCGCCTGATCGGCGTTCCGGCGATGCCACTGCCGCTCTATCCCGAACTCAAGCTGGCGCTTCCTCGACCCGCCGTCTCCGAAGCGATCGACAGCTTCGAGCCGGACCTGATCCATGTGGTGAATCCGGCGGTGCTGGGCTTGGGGGGCATCTGGCTAGCCAAAGCAAAATCGGTTCCGTTGGTGGCGAGTTACCACACCCACCTGCCCAAATATCTCGAGCACTACGGCATGGGGATGCTTGAACCCCTCCTCTGGGAGCTACTCAAGGCGGCCCACAACCAGGCTCTGCTCAATCTCTGCACCTCCACCGCCATGGTGCAGGAACTGAGTGAGAAAGGAATTCAGCACACAGACCTCTGGCAGCGCGGTGTTGACACCGAACTGTTCCGCCCTGAGCTCCGCAGTCCTGAGCTCCGGCAGCGACTGCTCGGCGGCTACGACGACCGCGGAGCCCTGCTGCTTTACGTGGGCCGTCTCTCCGCTGAGAAACAGATCGAGCGAATCAAACCGGTACTGGAGGCCTTACCCGACGCCCGCCTCGCCCTTGTGGGTGATGGGCCTCACCGTCAGCAATTGGAGAAGCACTTCGAGGGCACCGCCACGACTTTCGTGGGTTATTTGGCTGGCGAAGAACTGGCCGGTGCCTACGCCAGCGGCGACGCTTTCCTGTTCCCCTCGAGTACGGAAACCCTTGGTTTGGTGCTGCTTGAAGCGATGGCGGCCGGATGCCCCGTGGTGGGCGCCAACCGAGGAGGCATTCCCGACATCATCACCGACGGAGTGAACGGTTGCCTTTACGAACCCGATGGCGCCGATAGTGGAGCCGCCAGCCTGATCGAGGCCACCCAACGCCTGCTGGGTAACGACCTTGAACGCCAGGCCCTGCGCAACGCTGCCCGCTCGGAAGCCGAGCGCTGGGGATGGGCTGGAGCCACCGAGCAGCTTCGCGGCTATTACCGCCAAGTTCTGAAGCAACCTCAATTGAACGAGGCCGCCTGAATCAGGCGCTCACACTCCCGACGCCTCCGATTGACCACGGGTGCGGTTCCAAACCTCCATCACCTTTTTGGCCATCGGCAGCGCATGCACTGAGCCTCCCCCGGGTGTGTTCTGTGCAAAAGCCACGATCACGATCTCTCCTTCCGGATAGGGGGCGTAAGTGGCAAACCAGGCATGGTCCGGACCACCAGTGCTGTCCTCTGCGGTCCCCGTCTTGCCGCCTGCTGGAGGAATGCCTGGACCGTTCAGCCCAAACCCAGTGCCATCAGACACCACCTTGCGCAGACCTTCTCGGATTTTGGCGAGCGTGGAAGGCTTCAGGTCCACCTTGGTACGACGGGAGGCATCGGTCCAGTCCAGCCCCTGATCCGCAAGGTGGGGTGTGACCAGCCAGCCACCGTTGGCGAACACCGAATACGCCCGGGCCAACTGCAGGGGGGTGATCTGAACCACCGACTGACCGATGGACGCACTGGCCATGTCCTCCGGAATCCATGGGGTCGTACCGGGCTCCGCCCAGCCGCGACCGGCCGCGGCCCAGTCTTCATCACCCACCAAACCGACACTTTCCTCCCAGCCGATCTCAATGCCTGATTTCTGCCCGAAACCCAGGGCTGTCGCCGCTTTCTGAAGAGCACGCGAGCCGGCTCCCACCCCCACTTGATAGAAAAAGGTGTTGCTGGAGAAGCGCAACGCATCGGCGTAACCGATGGTGCCGAAACCAGCGCCGTTGTGGTCGGGGAAGCAATGCCCCCCATAAGTAATGCAGGCCATGGTGGGCAACTTGGTGTCCGGAGGGAATTTGCCGGACTCCATAGCGGCCATTGCTGTCACCGCCTTCCAGGTACTGCCGGGGTCATAAGGGTTCATCGCCCGCGAGAGCAAGGGCTTCTTCGGGTTGGAGAACAGCGCGTCGTACTCCTTCTGTGTGGTGACGAGCTTGGAGAAGAAGTTGGGGTCGAAGGTGGGCTTGCTGGCCAACGCCAGGATGGCGCCGGTTTTTGGATCCATGGCGACGATGGCGCCCCCGGGTTTGTCCGCCAGGGCCTGCTCTGCCACCTTCTGCAGATCGAGATCCAGGGTGAGAGTGAGATCCTTGCCCGCCACCGACGGACGATCACCGAGGTGGCGCTGCACCTCACCCATGGCATTGACCTCAAGCATCTGGCCGCCCCAGGCGCCGCGCAGGTGGGATTCGTAGGCGGCTTCCACACCAATCCGGCCGATTCGATCACGGATCTTGTACCCCTTCTTGCCCAGCGATTTGTATTCGTCTTCTGTGATTGGCTGGGTGTAACCGAGGGCATGGGCTGCCAGAGTTCCATGGGGATAGGCCCGGAGGATGTCCACATCCACCTGCGCCCCCTTGAGCCCACGTGCCTGCTCCCGGAAACGCAGCACCTGTTCCGGCTTCAGATCCGTGGCCAGATTGATGCGGTAGCCATCCCTTGCCAGGCCACCACCACGACGCTGATCCAACACATCCGCATCAAGGTTCAGAAGTCGGGCGAGCCGATCGCGCAAATCCGGCCATGACGCGTCATCCACAAGACGCGGTTCCACATACAACGAATAGGTGAGCTTGCTGGAGGCCAGCACCCGGCCTTTGCGATCCAGCAGTCGACCGCGGGTGGGCGACCGGGGCACCAGGCGAATTCGGTTCTCATCCGCAAGTTGGCGATAGCGCGGAGCTTCGAGCACCTGAAGCCAGACCAATCGGGACACCATGGCGGTGCTCATCATCAACACCAGACCCAGGAGTACTAATGGCTGCTGCCGCAGCCCGGTATGACGCTGACCATCCCCCTGCGCGAAACCCGCCATGGCGTTAATTCCGTGGCGTGATCAGAGCATCGAGACGTTGCAGGCGCGTCTCAATGCGGGCCAGCACCTCCTGCAGCTCCTGAGGATCATTCGAGAGCGCAGGGGACTCCAGCGGCTCCACTGGCTCATCCACCTGCACCTGTACCGACATCACTGGATTGCCAAGCCCCGGGCTGATTTGATCGAGACGCTCCCTCAGAACCCGTGCAGCCGGCTCACCCTCCCTGCGCAGGTCTTCCAACAGATCATCAGCTTGAGCCAATGACTCCACAGCGCGAGCCGGTCCATCGGAGCGCACCCGATCCACGAAGGCCAAACCCATAGGCAGCACGTCCTGCATCAAAGCCAGACGCAGCTCATCCAGCGGTTGGCTTTCAGCCATGGATTCAGAATGCCTTGATCAACGCACTCCAGTCTGCTGCTGCGGAGGCACAAGTGTCGGACAGCTGGATTGAGAAGAGCCATACGACCACCCCAAAACGGCGGACAGCACCAACAGCGCCACGATTGGCACCAAGGCCTGATGGGTCGTGTCCAAGGCGATCCATTCGCCCCATCCCTGCAAGAAACGGTTGCGGGCAAAACGCCGCTTTTTCTTGGTCTCCTCCCGGGACCTGCGGCGATAAGACTTCTCGACCCACCGCTCGAAAGACCGCTTCTTGGTGATCGCCATCTTGCGCTCCACCTCCAGAATCTGTCCGGAAGTGAGCTCAGGATGGAAAGTGCTGATCAGCTCCAGGCTCTTGAGGAACATCTCCACAGCACCATCCTTGACCTCCTGGTCGCGTTCATCAAGGAGCGCCCACTCGAGCTCCGGATAAAAACGGCTGCGGTTTTGCTGGATCTGCTCCTCACTGAGCTGGCCAGGCTCTCTGAGCCAGCGGTCAGTGTTGCTGTCAAACCTCCTCCAGTAGAGGAAAGGATTGATATAGATGGTCTTGCCTGCCAGCTGGATGCTGTCCTGCTGCAGACGACGCTGAGTTTGCAGGTCCTGCTGTTGAGCAGCGGTCACAGACTTGAGGCCGGGGGCTCAGGTTATCGGCACTGAGCACCGAGCACCAGCCCCTGCGCCTTTTGTTCCCACTTGATCAACCCATTGAACGGGAAGCCAGTCACGGTGAACGATCGGGACGCCTGTGATCAGACGAGAAACTTCATCGCCAATAGCACAGGAGTTCGGATCGGCCTAGAACAAACTTGAAAAGAAATTGATACTAACTTGAACAGTAGAGATTTCGAATTTTTCCTATATCAAACAGTTATTCCTTTTCAAAATAAGTGAAGCGATGAAGAGATTTTGGGATCCAAACGCATTGTCTCGTCAACAAGGTTGATCAAATTTATCGCTAATGAGGGCTACAAATAAACACGCGACCGGTCGAGGTTAACTCTATAAGTTTACAACCGTCTAAAAAGGTAACCTACAAAACCATGACTCAGGAGCGACACAGCGACTGAACAAAACTCTATAGAAACGCAACCTCAGGAAGCTTGATCTCATAACGAACCATCAATGCACCATCAATTGCTGACCAATGAAAGCAATAGACATCTTACATTCATAATGCCTACCCTGTTCACCTCAATGGAATAAGGTGAATAAAATCGGTATAACTTACAGGTAATCCTACGTTATTAAAATAAATCAATTCCACCTTAGAGTTGAATTCTTTTTTCTTCAACAGTTAAAGACTTCAACCAAGGCCAACAATGACTTTGAATCGTCATTGCGGCAGCCAACCATTGGGGTTGAATCAAAATTCAGCTTTTTAGAGATCATATTTGCACTATCTGGATCTAGCCGAGAACAGAGATCTTTCCTGTTTCACAACAATCCAGGAGTTAACGCAACCAAGTTTCTGCAGCAGCACAACTTCAACGAAGACACCAGTATTCGACTGGCAGGTTGTGGGAGAACCTATAGATCATAATAAAGATGCAGATGACTCAGAAAAGCAAAAACAAATTCAGATTATTTTGCATTTCTTAATTTTAATTGCAGCTTTCGCTTGTCACCCCAAAGAGATATGATCAGCTTTTCTAAAAGCCTAGGATCAAGCTGCACTTCTGTTAAATTAATTTTCTTTTCGGCAAACTCTTTCTGATCATCAAACAATGATTGATTGAGAGGAAAATACTGAGAGCGCACGATTTCACAGGATTCATGAAAGTGGCTTTGATAGGCTTCAAATTCATCCCTGCATGGCAAAAATCTTGAGCCATCGTTTGTATTATTCATGATAAACCTCGAGATCTGCCCACGCATTTGATTTGACTTATTATCAACAAATTTAGGGTATTCCAAGTTGAGTTTGCGGAGCAACGCCATTCCACTCAATGAAAGGGTTTCATTAGAGCGATTCAAAAGTTCATATTCATTTTCGGAAAACTCATCGATAACCTGAGAGCAAAAATCGATTACAACATCTCCCTTTTCCAAAAAGCTTCTTTCAAATCT belongs to Synechococcus sp. WH 7805 and includes:
- a CDS encoding NAD-dependent epimerase/dehydratase family protein, which codes for MKVLVLGGDGFCGWPCAVNLADQGHDVLIVDNLSRRKIDIDLEVESLTPIVSIGERLKTWEEIGGKPMRFLHMDIAHEYQRLLDLLLEEKPDSIVHFAEQRAAPYSMKNSATKRYTVDNNVNGTHNLLAAIVESGLDIHVVHLGTMGVYGYGSHRGATIPEGYLKVEVPQPDGSRFEEEILHPASPGSVYHMTKTLDQLLFLYYNKNDKVRITDLHQGIVWGTNTDATDRDPRLTNRFDYDGDYGTVLNRFLMQAAIGYPLTVHGTGGQTRAFIHIRDSVKCVQLALENPPTQGERVKIFNQMTESHQVGELAKKVAALTGAQVNNLPNPRNEAVENDLIVDNRCFIELGLNPTTLDDGLLKEVVEIATRYADRCDRNRILCTSAWTKTQAQAIATA
- a CDS encoding thiazole synthase encodes the protein MDSTPTSTDTLLIGGRQFHSRLFTGTGKYPNLALMQQSLERSNCEMVTVAVRRVQTVAAGHAGLMEAIDWSRIWMLPNTAGCATAEEAVRVARLGRELAKLAGQENNSFVKLEVIPDSRHLLPDPFGTLDAAEQLVKEGFTVLPYINADPLLAKRLEEVGCATVMPLGSPIGSGQGLRNASNIALIIENASIPVVVDAGIGVPSEAAAALEMGADAVLVNSAIALAGDPPLMAEAMASAVLAGRQAHQAGRLPTRAQASPSSPTTGKVNG
- the mrdA gene encoding penicillin-binding protein 2, which produces MAGFAQGDGQRHTGLRQQPLVLLGLVLMMSTAMVSRLVWLQVLEAPRYRQLADENRIRLVPRSPTRGRLLDRKGRVLASSKLTYSLYVEPRLVDDASWPDLRDRLARLLNLDADVLDQRRGGGLARDGYRINLATDLKPEQVLRFREQARGLKGAQVDVDILRAYPHGTLAAHALGYTQPITEDEYKSLGKKGYKIRDRIGRIGVEAAYESHLRGAWGGQMLEVNAMGEVQRHLGDRPSVAGKDLTLTLDLDLQKVAEQALADKPGGAIVAMDPKTGAILALASKPTFDPNFFSKLVTTQKEYDALFSNPKKPLLSRAMNPYDPGSTWKAVTAMAAMESGKFPPDTKLPTMACITYGGHCFPDHNGAGFGTIGYADALRFSSNTFFYQVGVGAGSRALQKAATALGFGQKSGIEIGWEESVGLVGDEDWAAAGRGWAEPGTTPWIPEDMASASIGQSVVQITPLQLARAYSVFANGGWLVTPHLADQGLDWTDASRRTKVDLKPSTLAKIREGLRKVVSDGTGFGLNGPGIPPAGGKTGTAEDSTGGPDHAWFATYAPYPEGEIVIVAFAQNTPGGGSVHALPMAKKVMEVWNRTRGQSEASGV
- the psb34 gene encoding photosystem II assembly protein Psb34 codes for the protein MQVTQEDGGRLNAFAKEPRMEILSEEARHSNGSRLAMIGGSLLVAVLMAFAVAIS
- a CDS encoding glycosyltransferase family 1 protein — protein: MKIAFFTETFLPKVDGIVTRLTKTVKHLVEAGDEVIVFCPEGCPEEYMGARLIGVPAMPLPLYPELKLALPRPAVSEAIDSFEPDLIHVVNPAVLGLGGIWLAKAKSVPLVASYHTHLPKYLEHYGMGMLEPLLWELLKAAHNQALLNLCTSTAMVQELSEKGIQHTDLWQRGVDTELFRPELRSPELRQRLLGGYDDRGALLLYVGRLSAEKQIERIKPVLEALPDARLALVGDGPHRQQLEKHFEGTATTFVGYLAGEELAGAYASGDAFLFPSSTETLGLVLLEAMAAGCPVVGANRGGIPDIITDGVNGCLYEPDGADSGAASLIEATQRLLGNDLERQALRNAARSEAERWGWAGATEQLRGYYRQVLKQPQLNEAA